The region CCCCGCGGCGTCCGAGGGCTCGGCGCCGATCCAGGGCGGGTACAGCGCGTTCACGACGACGGCGGCCGGTCGGCGCCGGCGGGCCTTCAGCCCTTCCGTCAGCTCGAGCGTCTCCTCGGTCGCCAGCCCCTCCGCGAGCCCGGCGACGAGGGCGGCGAAGGCGGAGCCGTCGTCGAGGAACGTCGCGACCTCCTCGATCATCCGACCGATCGGCCCCGTGCTCACGGCGTCGGCGAGCAGCGGCGGCGCGTCGAGCATCGCGAGCGCATGGCCGGTCGCGGGAGCGTCGAACACGACGAGGTCGGGACCGCGGCGCTGGCCGAGCTGGCGGACGGCATGCGCGAGCGCCGCCGCCTCCTTGAGCCCGGGCGCGCCGTCGACGAAATGGCGGTAGACGGGGCTTCGCAGCACGCGGCCGATCAGGAACGGGACCGGCAGGGCCCCGCGCACCAGGTCGTCGATGACCGTGCGCGGGTCGAGGTTGCGAAGGCGCAGGCGCTTCGCGACCTCGACCGTGCCGCCGCCGGAGGGGTCGGCGCCCAGGTAGCGGTAGAGGCTTTCGCGGGGATCGGACTCGAGGAGGAGGACGCGTCGCCCGCGGGCTGCGAGCAGGCGTCCGAGGGTCGCCGCGAGGACGCTTTTCCCCGCTCCGCCCTTGCCGGTCACGAGGATCAGCCGTCGGGAGGCGAGGGACTCGAGAAGCGTCATCGAGACCGCGTCCGGAGCTCCGCCGCGGGATGCGGCGGAGCTCCGAGACGCGGTGTACTAGAAGCCCTGCTCGCTGTCGACCCCCAGATACAGGATCGACGGATCGCCGGGGTGGAAGGCGATCGCGCTCATCTTGTCGTAGCCGTTGTGGGTCTTGGTCGGCGCACCGGCCGAGACGTCGACCTTGTAGACGTCGGTGCCGTAATCGAACGACGGCGTGCCGAACAGCCAGTAGAGGACGTCGGCGTTCGAGGGGTGCGCGGCCATCACGGAGCCGTTCGGCATGAAGAAGCCGTTGACGCCGTCCTCCTCCGCGACCGAGGACCAGCTCAGGCCGCCGTCGACCGACCGCCAGATGTGCCGGCCGTTGTTGGGGGCGCCGGCGTCGGACTCGTCGAGGTCGACCCCCTGCGCGTAGACGACGTTGCCGTCCGCCGGGGAGACCACGACGTTGAAGACGTTCACCGGGCCGAAGGTCGGCGAGATGGACGCGACCTTCTCCCAGGTCCGGCCGCCGTCGAAGGTGAGGGCGACGCCCTGGTTGGTCACGCCGAAGAGCACGTGATCGAGGTTCGCGGGATCGAACGCGGCGCGATAGACGATCGCGTCGCCGAAGCCGGAGGTGCTGACGGGCGCCCAGGAGAGGCCGCCGTCGGTCGACTCCCAGATCCGGCCGGCATCGTCGCCCACGCGCACGCGATCGCCGTCGACCGCATCGGTGCCGACGCCCACGACGTTGCCGGGGACCTTGATCGGGGTGACCGTCGTCCCGTCGACGCGCGAGAGGTCGGGACGACCGTCGGCCCACGCCCACGCGCGATCGCCGCGGCCGGCGGTGAGCGTCAGCGCGAAGCCGTCGCTGCCGGAGGGAACCTCGACGTAGGCGACCGCATCCCAGCGGCAGCCGGCGCTCGTGGAGCGAAGAAGGGTGCGGTCCTGGACCGCCCAGAGGGTATTGGCCTTGTCGCTCGTCGCCACCCCGAGGGTGTAGCGCGTGCCGCGCAGCGTGAGCTTGGTCGGGGTCAGGGTCGCACCGTCGTCCTTCGTGTAGGTGACGGCGGCGGTGCCGGAGATCTCGCGGCACTTCGGAACGCTCCAGCCCTTGCCCTTCTCCTGTGCGGAGGCGAGCGTCGTCGCACCGGCGAGGGTGCCAAGCAACATCACGACGCGAATGGAACGGGACAACATCGGGGCTCCTTCCTTGGTTGTGGGGATGCGAAACGAAGCATCCCGCTGCTCAACTACGCAGAACGAGTACGCCGAACGCCACGAATCGGTTCACATTTCCACCCCGAATTTGCGTTCAGGCATTGACGACTATTCGCTGAGCGCATTTCATAAAGCCAGTGAGCGGAATTCGAATTACGGGGCACCTCGACCGTCTCAAAGTGAAACTCGATCGCGGAAGTTGGGCGTATCTTGCGGGCATGTCCGCGGGGATCGGCTTTCAGCGGATCCGCCTCCTCGGAGAAGGAGGCGCCGGACGGGTCTGGCTCGTCGAAGGTCCCGGGGGATCGCGGCTGGCCGTCAAGGAGGCCACGGCCACCGACCCCGGCGGCGAGATCGCCCTTCGCCGCGAGTACGCGACGGTGGCCTCCCTGTCCCATCCGAACCTGGTCGAAGCGGTCGCCTTCGCGCGCGACCCCGACTCCGGCGACGCCCAGCTCGTCCAGGAGTTCGTCGACGGCCGCGACCTGGTCTCGGCGGTGGCGCGCGACGGAGCCGGGGCCTTCGTCGATCTCGCGGTCGAGTCGCTGCGCGCGCTCGCGTTCCTTCACGACGCGGGTTATCTCCACCGCGACCTCAAGCCCGGAAACCTGCTCGTCCGCGATCACGCGCGCCGGGGCCGGCGCGCGGTGCTCCTCGACTTCGGCCTCGCCGCGCACGGCGGCGCGGCGAAAACCGTCGACGGAGGGCTCTCGGGGACCCTCGAGTACCTCGCCCCCGAGCGGTTCGACGGCGAGCCCGCGTCGCGTCGATCGGACCTCTACGCGCTCGGCGCGTTGCTCTACCACGCGATGCACGGGAAGCCCCCGTTCGTGCTGGAGCGCGGAGACACCGCGGCGCTGATCGCGGCGGCCCGCGAAGGCCGACGCCGGCGCCCCGCGGCGCCGAACGGTTTCCCTCCCGCGATCGCGGCGTGGCTCGAGGAGCTGCTCGCGCCGGATCCGTCCCAGCGTCCCGCCGACGCCGTCGAGGCGCTCGCGCGCCTCGGATCGGCGCTCGGGCGCATCTTCGCCGACGACACCGAGACCGAGCGGGAGGCGCGCC is a window of Candidatus Polarisedimenticolaceae bacterium DNA encoding:
- a CDS encoding ArsA-related P-loop ATPase — encoded protein: MTLLESLASRRLILVTGKGGAGKSVLAATLGRLLAARGRRVLLLESDPRESLYRYLGADPSGGGTVEVAKRLRLRNLDPRTVIDDLVRGALPVPFLIGRVLRSPVYRHFVDGAPGLKEAAALAHAVRQLGQRRGPDLVVFDAPATGHALAMLDAPPLLADAVSTGPIGRMIEEVATFLDDGSAFAALVAGLAEGLATEETLELTEGLKARRRRPAAVVVNALYPPWIGAEPSDAAGKAWRRRRAAQQDSLDRLRAGWDGPVIELPLSRFERDDELVSTLEPHLERGLRVPGATR